The following coding sequences are from one Musa acuminata AAA Group cultivar baxijiao chromosome BXJ1-6, Cavendish_Baxijiao_AAA, whole genome shotgun sequence window:
- the LOC135676029 gene encoding receptor-like protein EIX2, translating to MDYCTSSTHPVPRHYSFGLWLTSILLFTAATTPTTEGCVEGERDALLDFKTGIVKDHTSRLSSWRGRVDCCRWSGVVCDNRTGHVVELNLQNSDPYNDETSIGGEIRPSLLLLTHLERLNLSNNDFGGIQIPEFLGSLPKLTYLDLSWSNFSGVIPSQLGNLSTLRSLDLYSDGLSTDGLHWLSRLTSLRYLDMSFVKLSMASHNWLQAVNMLSSLEELHLQYCGLTDLPSSLSHVNLTALAILDISDNFFNSTFPNWLWKLHSLSYLDLSFSMFHGAIPAGIGNLTGLRELHLNDNSLSGPVPTEVGMWNSLKLIDLSGNSLFGPIPDGIKNLTRLRKLFLSHNSLSGPVPTEIGNLNSIEYIDLSGNLLFGTIPTEIGKLSNLIFLSLSSNSLEGTVSELHFDNLTELSELDLSENSLVISVDYDWVPPFQLRSIQLKSCKLGPAFPRWLRSQNSINDLGMSNTSIEDVLPDWFWNIPAFSINLSQNQINGTLPTFLEHMTNLSTLKLSMNLLEGPIPRLPPYLSYLYLYNNSFSGSLSSISLPLELELLDLSHNHINGSIPSFVCNLTQLRILDLSSNQISSEIPWCWQETNFIIYINLADNNLSGEIPSSIEKLTQLRSLHLNNNSLHGHLPLSLKNCSGLVFLDLGDNKFSGSIPTWIAQNFQNLEVLRLCSNMFFGNIPTELGQLHHLHIIDLANNNLSGPIPRSLGNLNATKTYRQRKLTSLGQHITYSALRRLDTYDDSITLTIKGKSLIFSTIVYLVNIIDVSNNNLTGEIPVEIGSLSTLQTLNLSRNNLVGQIPVTIGAMKSLETLDLSFNKLSGGIPQSLSDLYSLNHLNLSYNNLSGVIPSGNQLQTLNDSSIYIGNAYLCGAPLIKSCYDLKSNNVTKEDNKDESFTPSYYLSIILGYLVGLWSLFIIMLFKKNWRVFYFQMFDKMYDKAYVVIKIRINRLTSD from the coding sequence ATGGACTATTGCACCAGTAGCACACACCCTGTGCCACGGCACTACTCTTTCGGGCTTTGGCTTACGAGCATTCTTTTGTTCACGGCGGCAACAACGCCGACGACGGAGGGGTGCGTAGAGGGTGAGAGGGACGCCCTCCTCGACTTCAAAACCGGCATCGTCAAGGATCATACTAGCCGTTTGTCATCATGGCGAGGCCGAGTAGACTGCTGCAGATGGAGCGGGGTGGTCTGTGACAACAGAACCGGCCATGTCGTGGAGCTCAACCTCCAGAATTCAGACCCTTATAACGATGAGACGTCTATCGGAGGTGAGATCAGACCATCCTTGCTCCTGCTAACTCATTTGGAGCGCCTCAACCTCAGCAACAATGACTTCGGTGGGATCCAAATCCCGGAATTTTTGGGTTCCCTTCCCAAGTTGACCTATCTCGACCTCTCCTGGTCCAACTTCAGCGGAGTCATTCCGTCCCAGCTGGGCAACCTGTCCACCCTCCGCTCTCTCGATCTCTATTCGGATGGCTTATCGACCGATGGCCTGCACTGGCTCTCGCGTCTCACTTCCTTGAGATACCTCGACATGAGCTTTGTGAAACTTTCCATGGCCTCCCACAATTGGCTTCAAGCGGTGAACATGTTGTCCTCACTGGAGGAGCTACATTTACAATACTGTGGCCTCACCGAcctcccctcttctctttcccatgtcaaCCTCACAGCACTGGCCATTCTGGACATCAGTGACAACTTCTTCAACTCCACCTTCCCCAACTGGCTATGGAAACTCCACAGCCTCTCTTATCTTGATCTCAGTTTTTCTATGTTTCATGGTGCCATACCCGCTGGGATTGGAAATTTGACTGGTCTAAGAGAACTTCATCTTAATGATAATTCACTTTCAGGTCCCGTACCCACTGAGGTTGGAATGTGGAATAGTTTAAAACTTATCGATCTGAGTGGTAATTCACTCTTTGGACCCATACCTGATGGGATTAAGAATTTGACTCGtctaagaaaactttttcttagtCATAATTCTCTTTCAGGTCCCGTACCCACTGAGATTGGAAATTTGAATAGTATAGAATATATAGATCTCAGTGGTAATTTACTCTTTGGAACGATACCTACTGAGATTGGCAAGCTTTCCAACCtcatttttctttctctctctagtaaTTCCCTAGAGGGCACCGTGTCTGAACTCCATTTCGATAACCTAACCGAACTAAGTGAGCTTGATCTATCCGAAAACTCCCTAGTCATCTCAGTAGACTATGATTGGGTTCCTCCTTTTCAACTCCGATCCATTCAACTGAAGTCTTGTAAGTTGGGGCCTGCATTTCCAAGATGGCTCCGTTCACAAAACTCCATTAACGATTTGGGTATGTCGAACACAAGCATCGAGGACGTCTTGCCTGATTGGTTTTGGAACATTCCCGCTTTTTCTATAAATCTCTCCCAAAATCAGATTAATGGTACTTTGCCAACTTTCTTGGAGCACATGACAAACCTGTCCACTCTGAAACTAAGTATGAATTTGCTTGAAGGCCCTATTCCTCGTTTGCCACCTtacttgagttatttgtatctgtATAATAATTCCTTTTCGGGATCGTTGTCATCAATTTCTCTCCCACTAGAATTGGAACTGTTGGATCTCTCACATAACCATATCAATGGGAGCATACCATCATTTGTCTGCAACTTGACACAACTTCGTATCCTCGATCTATCGAGCAACCAAATATCAAGTGAAATCCCTTGGTGTTGGCAAGAGACAAACTTTATTATCTACATTAATCTAGCAGATAATAATCTCTCGGGAGAAATTCCTAGCTCTATTGAAAAGTTGACTCAGCTTCGGTCTTTGCACTTAAACAATAATAGTCTACATGGGCATCTTCCGTTGTCATTGAAAAATTGCAGTGGACTGGTTTTTCTTGATCTTGGCGATAATAAATTCTCAGGTAGCATACCTACGTGGATTGCACAAAATTTTCAAAACCTAGAGGTACTCCGGCTATGCTCAAATATGTTTTTTGGTAACATTCCTACTGAGCTTGGACAACTTCATCATCTACATATTATCGACCTTGCTAATAATAATTTATCAGGTCCAATTCCACGCTCCCTTGGCAATTTAAATGCAACAAAAACTTATAGGCAACGAAAATTGACTAGTCTAGGCCAACATATAACTTATAGTGCATTGAGACGACTAGACACTTATGATGATAGCATCACTCTAACTATAAAGGGAAAAAGTCTCATCTTTTCAACCATTGTTTACCTTGTCAATATTATAGACGTTTCAAATAATAATTTGACAGGAGAAATCCCAGTAGAAATTGGGTCTCTTTCGACACTCCAAACTTTAAATCTATCAAGAAATAATCTTGTCGGCCAAATACCAGTGACAATTGGTGCCATGAAGTCATTGGAAACTCTGGATCTATCATTTAATAAGTTATCCGGAGGCATTCCTCAAAGCTTGTCAGACTTGTATTCTCTGAATCACTTGAATCTGTCTTACAACAATCTATCAGGAGTTATACCTTCAGGAAATCAACTACAAACACTCAATGACTCATCCATTTATATTGGCAATGCATATCTATGTGGAGCTCCCCTCATCAAGAGTTGTTACGATCTTAAAAGCAACAATGTGACAAAAGAAGACAACAAAGACGAATCTTTTACGCCATCATATTATCTGAGTATCATACTCGGATATTTGGTTGGATTATGGAGCTTGTTTATCATCATGTTGTTCAAGAAAAATTGGAGGGTTTTCTATTTTCAGATGTTTGATAAAATGTATGATAAAGCTTATGTTGTCATCAAAATAAGAATTAATAGATTAACAAGTGATTGA
- the LOC135675437 gene encoding receptor-like protein EIX2 has protein sequence MGDTRSPSHSSLSCSCLMSVLFLTLVTTTRGCMKAERDALLAFKAGILDPSRRLSSWRRPVDCCRWSGVVCDNTTGHVVQLNLQNAEAYYDNLTVLGGEIGPSLLSLTHLRRLNLTQNDFGGARIPKFLGSFGRLRYLDLSYSNFGGAIPPQLGNLSTLRYLSLSSYNLRIDAGDDLQWLSRLSSLTFLQMNFVNLSTASPDWLRAVNQLPSLQQLYLSGCGLTALPDSLSRVNLTALTTLDLRGNFFNSTFPSWLFELRSLSYLAISNSELYGTVPAGFGNLTRLAQLDLSGNSLSGSIPVDLWSLASLTTLDLSHNSFTSPLLPEIGNTTSLSQLNLVQCFLVGSIPAEIGRLTSLTELRLSGNSLSGRIPAEIGNLSSVTQLDLGHNSLSGLIPVEIGKLSDLSTLDLSDNSLEGTLSELHFVNLTELVALYAYANPLTIRFDHDWVPPFQLQSIKVDTCDLGPAFPRWLRSQEFLTDIDLSNTSIEDTLPDWFWNSSSG, from the coding sequence ATGGGCGACACGAGAAGCCCATCCCATTCGTCGCTGAGCTGCTCTTGCCTAATGAGCGTTCTGTTCTTGACGCTTGTGACGACGACGAGGGGGTGCATGAAGGCGGAGAGGGACGCCCTCCTCGCCTTCAAAGCCGGCATCCTCGACCCATCCCGCCGCTTGTCCTCGTGGCGTCGCCCAGTGGACTGCTGCAGATGGAGCGGCGTGGTGTGCGACAACACCACGGGCCACGTCGTGCAGCTCAACCTCCAGAATGCGGAGGCTTACTACGACAATTTGACGGTGTTGGGGGGTGAGATCGGTCCATCTTtgctttctctaactcatttgCGTCGCTTGAATCTCACTCAGAACGACTTCGGCGGCGCCCGAATCCCCAAGTTCTTGGGTTCTTTTGGGAGACTCAGATATCTGGATCTCTCTTATTCCAATTTCGGCGGAGCCATTCCTCCCCAGCTGGGTAACCTGTCAACCCTCCGCTATCTGAGCCTGTCCTCGTACAACTTGAGGATCGACGCGGGGGACGACCTACAGTGGCTCTCGCGTCTCTCTTCTCTAACATTCCTCCAAATGAACTTTGTGAACCTCAGCACGGCCTCTCCCGATTGGCTACGAGCCGTGAACCAGCTGCCCTCCCTGCAGCAACTCTATCTGTCAGGCTGTGGTCTCACTGCCCTCCCCGATTCTCTTTCCCGCGTCAACCTCACGGCTCTCACCACCCTCGATCTCCGTGGCAACTTCTTCAACTCCACCTTTCCCAGCTGGCTTTTTGAACTCCGTAGCCTCTCCTATCTCGCGATCAGCAATTCTGAATTGTATGGCACCGTACCTGCCGGGTTTGGGAACTTGACTCGTCTCGCGCAGCTCGACCTTAGCGGCAACTCGCTTTCCGGTTCCATACCTGTCGATCTCTGGAGTTTGGCCAGTCTAACCACACTTGATCTCAGCCATAATTCATTTACGAGTCCCCTTCTACCTGAAATCGGGAACACGACAAGTCTGTCGCAGCTAAACCTCGTTCAGTGCTTCCTCGTGGGTTCCATCCCTGCCGAGATTGGGCGCTTGACCAGTCTTACGGAATTACGCCTCAGCGGCAATTCACTTTCGGGTCGAATCCCCGCCGAGATTGGGAATCTGTCCAGCGTAACGCAGCTCGACTTGGGTCATAATTCACTCTCCGGACTGATACCGGTTGAgatcggcaagctttccgacCTTTCCACCCTTGATCTCTCCGATAACTCCCTGGAGGGCACCTTGTCCGAACTCCATTTCGTGAACCTAACCGAGTTGGTCGCCCTGTACGCTTACGCGAACCCTTTGACCATCCGATTCGACCACGACTGGGTGCCCCCTTTTCAACTTCAATCCATCAAAGTTGATACCTGTGACTTGGGTCCCGCGTTTCCCAGGTGGCTCCGTTCTCAGGAATTCCTCACTGATATTGATCTGTCCAACACAAGCATCGAAGATACACTGCCTGATTGGTTTTGGAATTCTTCTTCAGGATAA